Within the Rhea pennata isolate bPtePen1 chromosome 19, bPtePen1.pri, whole genome shotgun sequence genome, the region TGAGGCCAGTGGGAGACACAAATCAAAGCCTACAGTTTTGCTGTCTTGCTAGTGCTTAGAGGCAGCAGCTCGTGGAGGAGAGAGTCTCTGGACACCCCTGAACTCAGCCTTCCCTTTTTAGGTCTGAAGGACGCTCTTAAATCAACAGCCCTGGGACGTCCCTTGATAGGTTTCCCCAtccttccccagcctcctgccCACATCACTCAGAGAGCAATTACACCCAAATAGCAAGGCAGCATACATCAGGGAGAAAGGGGCTGTCCTCTTGCCTTTCTGATCTCTCTCCTATCATCCCGAGGACAAGCCACACCATGGCCAGCTGGCTCTCATGTGCCACACGTTAAGGCCACACAGGGCAAGAGTCTCTGATCTATGAAATAAAGATGGGCAGGGGAATCTGGTGATTGCAAGAGCAGCTAGGGACCAGAACGTCAATccaaggaggagagggaagtcACAGTCCGGTTCTGTTGCTCTTCAGCAACTGGgtggggaaggaaagcaaggatTCTGGGTTCACCCTGCActttttgagcatctccaaaaCCCTCCTGGATGCCTGTCTGCCAAGGCGAGTCCCTGTCCGGAGGAACACGGCATGTTATCTTACCTTTAACAGCATTTCCAAGGCCTGTGAAATCAGCAGGGTCCAAGACAGGTCTGGTACCAGGCAAGTTTATCATCTCCCGCAGCTCCTGAGAATTGTGGGCAGGAAGATATTACATCCAGTGGAGAGAGGCTGTCCACCAGGCTCCTCTCCCCTGGCGGTCCAGGCCAAGAGTCTGCAACTGGGTACAGGAACTAGGACACCCAGGTTTACCTGCCCATTGACAGACTCTCCCCCCACTGTGAAAGGGAAACTTGGGGTTCATCAGGAATATAGCTGCCTCCAGTACCCCCAGCTCACACACTCGCCTTACCTTGATGGTGAAAGCAACTTGGAGAGGTCCCCTCCTCCCAACCAGCCACACACGCTTCACCTTGCTGCAGGCAAGAGCTGCCAAGGAGCTGTCAGTGATGTCAGTCTTCTGCAAGACACAGACGCACGACAGGAGAGTGGGACCAGAGCAGATCTGGAGGAAGCTGGGGAAAGGTACAGCCTCTAAAGGAGAAAACCAGCAGAAAATCAGGCTGTACATGAAGGGAGACCGGGGTGGGAGGGAAAACAAATCATCTTGCTTTGCACAGAGCTATTTGAACAGCTATTCCCTcaaaattaaaaggaagaggCCGTAAAGCAGGAGAGGTAAGGAGCCAACACCCCATGAGATTGTATCAAGGGGATCTTCTGCAGGCAGGCATAATCTTAGGGCTAAAAGAGCAAAGACTTCTCCAGTGACCTTGGTTTTGGGGTGCCTGCAGTTGCTCTCGAGTAACTTCTAGTCTCATGATATACAGGCACTTGAGTGAAACTCAACAGAGActgcagctaaaaaaaaaaaaaaatcacggcCTGTCCCCCACCTCCCTGACAGCTCGGAGCACAAATACAAGCATCACCAGTACTCGACTGATGGTTCATATCTTGTATCAACCCCACGCTCTATTTCAGTCATGTGCCTGTATCTAGATTATTTGAGGGTCTTTCCCAGTGAAGACAGGATGGGAGGGACACCAGGTAACCAGGATAAGCCATCCCAGACCAACACCCTTAGCAGGAAATGGCCTGCATGCTCTTTTCCAGCaccatgccctttgcagcactgCTCCCCAGCCGGGTTTAACCATTTACACCCCTAAGAGGTTGGCAAAGTCacccttttaattttttttagacaTTCATTAGTCATTAATTTAGTCATTAATCCAGGAAGTtgttgcacagctgtaatgaacCCTGTGGCAGTTCTCCAGGAGGGAGAGCCTTTGCTGCTAACATCTAGGGCAGCAGCAGTATGGAGCAGCTGGTGCCAAACAGCTCTCAGCTGTCCATAGGGAGCACAGCAGTGAGAGAGGTCCGCCAGCTTGGTCCTGCACACAGCAACCAGTGCATCCAGTGCTACCAGCAAGAGTCAGGCTTCTACCCTGAgctacagcagaagaaaaatcccAACAGGAGAAGCTTCTAGTTTGATGATGGAAGAGGCCGAgcatcttttcctttgtttctcaCAGGAAAGGAGGGGATAAAGCTCAGCTGTGAACCATTTGGGATTCCAGCACCCCAGTTTGGATATTAACATGCTAAAAGCCAGCAATCCACAGAGTTCCACAGTGTTACCACTGGCTGGCCAGGCCACAGCCTCAGTTCATACCTTACAGACTGTGGGCCACTATCTTTCCCTGGTGAAAGAGCTCAGAGACAAGAAGGTTCCAAAAAGTCCATGCTCAGTAGAGGTTGCTCTCAGAGATTTTGCTGAGATCAGTGACCTGGTGAGGAACAAATCTGGGCCACAATCTGCCTTCACAGCCTGGAGCATCCCCTCACAACTTACCCTGAGAAGATCCAGTGGGGACAGGAGAATCCGGGCAACATCCAGTGCCACATTGCCATGGCCCAGAATCAGCGCTGTCTCACAGTTCAGGTCAGGCTTCAGCTGTAGGGAGAGAAAAGCCCAATCACGAGTGAATTCACCAGGCTTCCAGGATGTCTGTCCCCTCGGATGCGCTTCCATCAGTCAAAATTCCCTTTTGCCTCCCTTTTCACCAAACGGAAGTGACGCAGATGGGGTAACCCCACGCTGGCCTTCTCCCCAAAGAGACACAACAGCACAGCTGCTCACAGGCACCCCGatgtttccctttcctcctccctctgagATGGCATCTCTGGAAGCGGTGGCTATTTTGGCAGGGCCAGCCAAAAAACCTCCTGAGGCCAAAGCAGAGTGTACCCCTGGGCTCCCATCTGGCCTGTCCAAAAGGTGCTGGCAACCTACAGAGCCAGCTAATCCGCTCTCACTGATGTGCAAATTGTTCACATTTCTATCATCTAAGAGGGATTTACTGTGGTGCCTGCTAATCTTTTCCAATTGCAGGCCTTTCAGGCAGGACTTAATCTGGAGCTGGATGTATGCATCTGGATGCAGGTCAGGAGaggaaggcagggaaaaaaacctGCTGTACTCACATCTCTGTTCTCAGGCAGCCCGTTGTACCAGCCCACAAATGCTCGGGCTGAATAAACCCCAGAGAGATTCTCCCCTGGGATCCCCAGGACCCGGTTATCTTCAGCACCGTAACTCTGAGGAAAAAGCAGGTACAGTCAGAGGGGCCACTGCATGCAGGGTTTCACCTCACATCATAAATGTCTCCCTCCAGTAATGCCCACTGCCAGGACACTACACAGCTGGCAACCCTTGCCCAACAGCCTGGAAGCTCAACTGAGTAGATAAATATAGCCCAAGCACGGAGGCTTCACCCATCCCCTCAACCATTGCTCCAGGTACTGAGCCCAGCACCAAACCTGGCCTTCCCAGGCCTAGGCAGGATGTGGCAAGCCCAGGGCAGCACTCAGGGCTCAAGAGATGGCAACAGATTCACATCAGGCAGATATTGGCCATTACAGGGAACAGGTTCCTCAACAACTGCTCCTTACTCTGGAGTTTGAGATCTGCATTTGACGTTCTGCTCTAATACATGGTCCCTGCGAGGCTTTGGACACATCTCCTAAGCACTTCAGGGCTGCAAAGCTGTCCCAAAGCTAGGGAGAGGTTGAGTTTACCACAGTAATAAGGCACCTGGAAACACCTTACCTAAACAAACCCTCTTCTCAAGATCCCAGTGGGAATAACCCAACAGACCCTTCCTGCAAACTCCGCAAAACCAGGGCAGCTCTTGCTTCAACACCTCCCAGCAAGGTGTTGCTACCCACCAGCACCACAGCGTGGTAGgcctgctgcagctctcccaCTGTGACATCCCTGCCCACCGTGACGTTCCCGTAGTAGGCACAGCGGTCCGAGCGCGCCGTGTGCGTGAACGTGTTGATTACATTCTGTCGAGATCAAACAAGCACCAGAAGGTTACATTCAAACGCAGCCAGAAGCCAAGGTCTACTAGAGACAGGAGGTCCCCgttccctttcctccccagcCTTGAAACCGTTTCTCTCTGTTATTCTGAGACTCTTATCTAACAATGGCCAAAGATAATTCAGCAAGAGATAAACACAGCTGTGACTTGGCACAGTTTCCCCCACCCTTGCAGAAAAGATCCATTTTTTGCACCCCCTCAGAATGAATGGGAagcttttagtatttttagtCCCTCTAAGTAAACACCGCTGTGGGAGAAAACTCCTTCCCAAAGGTAAAACTTGCAACACAGCCCTGCCAAACAACCCCTTCCATCAAGGCTGCTGCCTGTCAGATCCCCCCCACCAGCCTCTTGTGTTAAGTCTTCCTAGAAACCCTCTTCATCAAGGAAGGAGATAAGGCAGGGCAGCATCCAAAAACTTTTCTTCTGAGCAAATGGAGCTATTCAGCAAaatcctcttcctcccttgAAGGTCCAACAACGCTATGCCTGGTAACAGGACAGACAACTATATTGCGGGAAATTGCCCCAAACCTCACATACATCCCATACGTCCACACAACTACTCCTTGGCTTTCAAATCAAACGGATGCAGGCATTTTGGCCTGATTACCTCAGGGGATTATATGGGGGAATTGTCACAGAACATTGCTGTCTCTGGGTCTCCTGTATCCTCCTCCTGCAACCACCTCCACCCAGCTCAGACACAGTAGCTACTGCTGTGCACAACTCACGCCCTCTGGAATGCAAAGGGAAACAAGTCGACTTCAATATATCTTTGGTTTAACTTCTCCTTGcctggacacacacacacagccaaaTTGCATTACCCCTAAAAGCAGATCTGCATATCTCCAATCACCCAAAGTGGATCCAGGCTGAGCTCAGACAACTGCACTTCCAGACTAGGGCACAGCACAAGATGCAGAATCTGCCCTGATGCCACGgcagctgcaggagagcagaCAATATTCTCCCGGCTTAAAGTTTCCTGGGGCAAAGAAAACTCATCAGCACTTCTTGTTCTAAGCCAGTCTGAACAGTGCTGTGAGTTTATCCCAGAGCAACGCTTCCCCTTCACACAGCCCCTGTGTTTTGACCTGGCATTCAGAGCCCTAAAGCCAGATGTCCCATATTACCAGGCCATGGCCTTGCTGGGTCTCAGAGGGGACAAGGAGGAGACTGCAACATTGTAGGACCACTGCAGCGTGATACCCCAGACCAAAACTAGCGTGAGGCACCATGAAGGACACTGACTGCCTGGCCCGCACCTACAGCCATCATGATGGCAAATGCCATGGGCGAGGGAAGGAAGCCATCACTAACCTTTACTTCAGGGTGATCTGGTGCCACACCAAAACGGACGAGCCCAAAGGGAACAGGCAGCTTCTCGTAGATATCCACTCGTGCCAGGTCATGGTGCTAAAGGAGAAAAGTCATGAAGAACAAGGACAGAAAGGCTACACGAGCCGCCTGTCAGCTCTCAGGAGGGACATGCACCTCTCGCAtgctgctggggcaggagggaggggtGCGTCCAGAGCCTCTAGCCAGAAACAAGTGAAGGTAAGGCAAAAAATACAGCCAGTTCCAGACTCTTCACAGCTCTTTGATACACAAGATGACACTATACCTGCTTCTGCCACCTTGAATccattgcttcacaagtcatGGCAGAACAGATGTGATCCTAACCACCACCAAGGATGCCTAGTGGGGGGCTCCATCCTCTTACCCATCCCACAGCCCTTCTTCCAGCCTAACCTTCTGCAACACTAATCTCACAGCTAGATACAGCCAGGAAGCAAACTGTCTGTCTGCCCAGCTGGCTCCACCTGGTTCCTGAGATCATGGGAGGCCCCACGTGCTGGATGCGAAGTACCAGGCGCAGCACCCTCGGGGCTGGGAGGACCCACAGTGCTGTTTACCAGCCCCCAGCAGCCATTTCCCCAGTGCAGAGCCCGAGACCCCACTGAGTTGAGTTGCCTCAGGGTTGGAGCTTGTAGGGATTctagaaaaatgctttgctgcAAGTATTTTATCTTGTATTTTGAGTCAGCTTCTTCCCAGAGATTGAATAGCCCTGAAATTTGTCCCTGAGGCTTAATAAGAGCTATTTTCCAAAACATCCCAGAGACAATACAGCACAGTTTAATAACTGGGTTAAGCTGCTGCATCTCTGGTCAGCACCAGTAGCTCAATTACATGATCCAGTCTCATTTCCAGTCAGAGCTCTGATCACCCAGAGTGCTAACATTTACAGTCACCAAGCAGAGGATCGCCCATTTGCCCTAGTTCAGCTGGAGGATGAGTTAGGAAAGCAGTTCCTCCATATTCCCTCTAACAAGCTGTTAATGTCACCTGCGCTAGGGAAGAGCAGGTCCAAGCAACACAGACATCTGCAGTTTTATTtgattctaaaaaaaaaaaaaaaaaaaaaaaaaaaaaaatcatttaagtcTTAACTCATAGCAATGCAGCCAGGCCAGGTTCTGGCCTGGGTGACCcagaggcagggcaggggaAAGGAGGACACCTTTCCCAGATCCTACAAATAAAGTGGCCAGAAAACTCTGCAGGAACCAGGCATATTGCAAGCAGCCTCTGCAGCAACACAGCCCTAGCTAGGAGCACGTGAAATCAGTCCCGAAACTGGTGCTACTTATAGCCACATAGCATAAAATGCCTCCTCTGTCTCACAGCAGGAAAAGTCACAGCCCTAACCCAAATCTTCCCGTGCAGGAAGTCAAAGCCCCGGTACCTTGAGGATGTGCTGAGCCGTGTAAAACCCTGCAGGTCCGCTGCCCACCACACAGACACGAGGAGCCAGGGCCTGCGAGGACAGCCACCGTTTGAAACCTGGATGTGCAAAGAACAGAGACGACATGATACTGTGCAAACTGCTAACTCGCACGTCAGGCTGCCCCAACAGCAGCGCTTCCCCTAGACCCCCGCGGGCAGACCGACCCGGAGCTGCACATCTCCCCACACCGGCCATCGCACACTCAGCCACGCTGCTGCCGCTCCGGACGGAGATGACGGCTCTTTGCCGGTTCAGGCTAGGCACAGCCTAGCCCAtcaatgcaacatttttttttcaatcaaaataTATCTGAGGCAAAACACCTCGAGGTCAAAGCTGGCAACTCCAGCTCTCCGCCAAGACCGTGACCTTGGCATTTACAGCTTGTAGGAGCAGAtacctcccagctctgcttcttTTGGCAAGAACAAGGCTTTTCCAGCAGAACATGCCTAGGGCAAAGCCCCCGATGGTTTCTTAGGCTCTCCCAGACTCCAACACAggctctgcctcctccagcTGAATCCAGGCAGGCTGAGACACAGCCATTTCACCTGCTTATAGAAACTGTGCTGAAAGGGCTTTTAAGCACATTAGTTGTAtggcagctgagcagcagtgtCTGGACCTACCACCCGTCAGCTGCCCTGCAGTGACCTGCCACCTGCACCTTCCTAACTCACATAACCcacaaaaatagcagaaaaccCTGTTAGCTGCATCAGACTGGGATTCCCATGTGGTCCATTGCTGAGtcccagggcaggcagcagtTTCTTGTGCTGAGCCCGCTCTGGTGTCCCAGGTCCCTGCAGACCAGGGCgaaggcagggcagggggcACCTGCAGGTCCCCAGCGAGGCCAGCAGCCCACACACGGCACAGCACCGCACGCTTCCCAGCCTCGAAAGCGCTCCTCACTCCCCAGGCCACACCAGCCCCTCGCATTCGCCCCGTGCCCCACTGCTTGGCCTCTCGTGCCCGGTACTGAAGTGCTGACCCACAGCTGGGCTGCCCACAGCCCCCATACCCCGGGGGCCCACACTAAGCCTCCACGGGGCCAGCTCCAAGCACCCCACGTGAAGCTGGTCCCGTGTTCTCCGTGGGGCCACCCTCCCatgcagggccagccctgggtCCCCTACGGGCCGGCCCCCGTCCCCGGTGGGGCCAACGCTCCCAGCCCCTCCCGGAGAGACCCACACCCCCCCCACGGGAGCCGGCCCCCCCCAGtcctgcccccgcagccccatAGCACGGGGACCCCCTGGGCCCGCTTCGGGGGGCGGCGGGACCCCCAGTGCTCtcgccccggcccctgccccggaACACCAGGCAccgccgagccccggcccggAGCCCCGGTGTCCTCCGCGGGCCCGGGCCCCGCTCCCCAGGCCGGGAGGGAGGAAGGTGCCCCCCGGGCCCCCAGTGCCCAAGGCCCGGAGCACGGTTCCCTCGAAGtgccgggccccgcggcctccccggccgcgctccccgaaggccgcgccgccgccgccgccgccgcccctcaccgcccaagacgccgccgccgccccgccagcacgcgccgcccggccccatGCCGGCTACCGTCGCCGCCGCACTCGCCCCGCCCCCGTCCCGTCAGCCAATCGCGAAGGCGGAAAGCGCCGCCGCTTGGCGCAACCCCGCCCACacggcgccccgccgcgcccctcTGCCCCACCCTCGGTCCGGCAGCCAATGGCAGCATGCAACGTCCTGCAGCGCCACCCGGAAGTCGGCTGTATCATAGAGAGACAGGGAGGGAGAGCTTATCTCGAGGGCGCTcgtgctctctctctctatgGTGAGGCCTCCGCGGTACCCTACCAGGCACCAGGGCTCTACCTCGGCCGGGTGGGACGCGGGGTGCGGGATGTGTGACGCAGGGGTGCAGGGATATGGGGTGCAGGTCGTGGGGATGCAAGGTACAGGGATGCAGGATGCAGAGATGTGGGATGTGGCGAGCAGGGATGCGCAGTGCAGGGATGTGAGCGGCGGGGTGTGGGGTTGCAGGGATGCCTGGATCAGGGATGCCCCGGGTGGAGATGTGGCATGCAGGGATGCTTGGTGCGGGTATGTGGGGATTTGGGGCGTGGGATCTCAGATGTTAAGTGCAGGTGCTGGATATGGGGGGACTGCTGGCACCGCTGCTCCCCCTATCTGGCCCACACAAGCAGGGCCAAGGACCTCCTGATTGTGCAGGGTTAGGTTTCAGCTTAAAAATGAGTGCAGTGCCAGAGGCGGAAGTGAAGGGCccagccagggctcagcagtCCCACAGTCCCTGGAGCCGGCCCAGTGCTGCCAAATAGCTGGGAGAGATCAGCCTTGTCCCGGCCCACACTCTCCTCCCCTGGTACCAGCCACCTGCCTTcccctctgcctctcctgccGGCATCCCATCTCCAGCAGGGGCGAGGTGGGTTTGGATCTCATCCGCTGCAGATGCACAAGTCTATCCTTAGTGCATGGCAAGTGCCCCGAGGGCTGCCCAAAGGGCTAtcctgcagcactggggctCCCTCCTCCCAAGAGTGGAGACCTCAGGCCAAAGCACTCTGCTGGGCTACAGGGCTAGTGGCTGCACAGgaaatttaaacatttcacCACAGGGAAATGCCAGAGGACTTAAGGGTCTCACACCAACACCAGGGAACCCCTGACCTACCCTCACCGCCCAGAGTCCCAGAAGCATTGCTGGGCCAGGTTGGTCCCGTTGCGTTGCACAAGGGATGCAGGAGCAGCCTGCCCTTCTCTGCTCCCATTCAGCAAGAAGAGGGGCACCAAATAAGCATGCTTGCTTTGGATTTTAGTTGCATTTGCTTGTTTAATTGTGAGCTGGCTGCCTGAAAAAGCCTCCAGGGGCAACAGAAAGTGGTCTGGCACAGATCCAAAGCTCGGATGCCCCCAGGAGAAGAGAAGTAGATGCTGACTTTAACCACCTCGCGCAGGGAGGCCCTTCGCCCCTGCCATGAGCCAGCTGTAACAAACCCACAGCTTCCTCCTGATCATGGATAAAACATTAGTGCTGGAGGATAAATT harbors:
- the FDXR gene encoding NADPH:adrenodoxin oxidoreductase, mitochondrial isoform X1, translated to MGPGGACWRGGGGVLGGFKRWLSSQALAPRVCVVGSGPAGFYTAQHILKHHDLARVDIYEKLPVPFGLVRFGVAPDHPEVKNVINTFTHTARSDRCAYYGNVTVGRDVTVGELQQAYHAVVLSYGAEDNRVLGIPGENLSGVYSARAFVGWYNGLPENRDLKPDLNCETALILGHGNVALDVARILLSPLDLLRKTDITDSSLAALACSKVKRVWLVGRRGPLQVAFTIKELREMINLPGTRPVLDPADFTGLGNAVKDAPRPRRRLTELMIKTALEKPEEKMLVARVATAQAAPAREWGLRFQRSPREVLPTADGTRARGVRVALTRLEGSGDSAKAIPTGEVEELECGLVLSSIGYRSLPLDPAVPFDPQRGVIPNSLGRVEGAPGLYCSGWVKRGPTGVIITTMNDSFDTAQSVLEDLQAGVLDVSTSKEGSGAVGSILRSRGVRPVSFSDWEKIDAAEVARGKAAGKPREKIVDPEEMLRLIGH